One segment of Pandoraea pnomenusa DNA contains the following:
- a CDS encoding toxin HicA, which produces MPPAAKLLAKIAREPANVRFTELMSLCEIYFGPPRRSGSHVVFKTPWYGDPRVNLQNSGGMAKVYQVRQVLNAVRKFEGLEHEH; this is translated from the coding sequence ATGCCACCTGCTGCCAAACTCCTCGCCAAGATTGCCCGCGAGCCCGCCAACGTGCGTTTTACCGAATTGATGTCGCTTTGTGAGATCTATTTCGGGCCACCACGCCGCTCCGGCAGCCACGTGGTGTTCAAAACTCCGTGGTACGGAGATCCTCGCGTAAATTTGCAAAATTCAGGCGGGATGGCAAAGGTCTATCAGGTGCGCCAGGTCTTGAATGCCGTTCGCAAATTCGAGGGCCTTGAGCATGAACATTAA
- a CDS encoding flagella synthesis protein FlgN, with product MTIDALLNALSVETNAIGAFAALLGEEQQALVSGTLDTLPELTERKTRAVAELASLGRERDARLEALGYAPDETGATAAAAADARVDAAWKALLAAAAEAKRANDTNGVLIRTRLTYTQQALSVLYGPQQNAPLYGPDGRTAPRSSGGSVTA from the coding sequence ATGACAATCGATGCTCTGCTGAACGCCCTGTCTGTCGAGACGAACGCCATTGGTGCGTTCGCCGCATTGCTTGGCGAGGAACAGCAGGCATTGGTGAGCGGTACGCTGGACACGCTGCCGGAACTGACCGAGCGCAAGACGCGAGCGGTCGCCGAACTGGCGTCGCTCGGTCGCGAGCGCGACGCGCGGCTGGAAGCCCTGGGTTATGCGCCCGACGAGACGGGGGCCACAGCTGCCGCCGCCGCTGACGCCCGGGTGGATGCAGCATGGAAGGCGCTCCTCGCCGCGGCCGCCGAAGCCAAGCGTGCGAACGACACCAACGGCGTCCTGATACGCACGCGCCTGACTTACACGCAGCAAGCGCTGAGTGTCCTCTACGGGCCGCAACAAAACGCCCCTCTCTACGGCCCCGACGGCCGCACCGCACCGCGCTCAAGCGGTGGAAGCGTGACGGCCTGA
- the flgA gene encoding flagellar basal body P-ring formation chaperone FlgA, whose protein sequence is MAGKFGGGSANAPRARHTWLRGRRSSLFSRVFPGVVAATLSLAAVGIVGDVHAASANPGVATDPAAQTLGNTLGPAAIVIPGNNTASGVATHVASVGRPVATVNAPPQPGAPAQAGAMAGPGAPVASAIPVTNAQFQNTQVIRQTAERFLREQTTGLPGAVNITVGDAVSDRMPACMALEPFLPPGARLWGSTTVGVRCAGERPWTLYLQARVSITATYFVAARQINPGETIGPNDLSPRQGDLTLLPRTVATDAGQIVGTVAVNRITSGLPIRSDLLRSAIAVQQGQTVRVVSRGSGFEVSTEGQVLSRASAGDPVQVRTRAGQVVSGTVKTGKSGGVEVEVAL, encoded by the coding sequence ATGGCAGGCAAATTCGGCGGCGGTAGCGCCAATGCCCCCCGCGCGCGTCATACCTGGCTGCGCGGTCGACGCTCGTCCCTGTTTTCCCGCGTGTTCCCGGGTGTCGTGGCCGCCACGCTGAGCCTCGCGGCGGTTGGCATCGTGGGCGATGTCCATGCGGCAAGCGCGAACCCGGGCGTCGCCACCGATCCGGCAGCCCAAACGCTGGGCAATACGCTCGGACCGGCCGCCATCGTCATTCCAGGCAACAACACCGCCAGCGGTGTTGCGACGCATGTGGCGAGTGTCGGGCGTCCGGTTGCGACGGTGAACGCGCCGCCTCAGCCGGGTGCACCGGCCCAGGCGGGCGCCATGGCGGGTCCCGGCGCCCCGGTCGCCTCGGCCATCCCCGTCACCAACGCGCAGTTCCAGAACACCCAGGTTATTCGCCAGACGGCCGAGCGCTTTCTGCGCGAGCAGACGACCGGCCTGCCCGGCGCTGTCAACATCACGGTGGGCGACGCCGTGTCCGACCGCATGCCGGCGTGCATGGCGCTCGAACCGTTCCTGCCGCCCGGTGCACGTCTCTGGGGCTCGACGACGGTTGGCGTGCGTTGCGCGGGCGAGCGTCCGTGGACGCTTTATCTCCAAGCCCGCGTGAGCATCACCGCCACTTACTTCGTGGCGGCGCGCCAGATCAACCCCGGCGAGACCATCGGACCGAACGATCTGTCGCCGCGCCAGGGTGACCTCACGCTGCTGCCGCGCACGGTCGCCACCGACGCCGGCCAAATTGTGGGCACCGTCGCCGTTAACCGTATTACCTCGGGCCTGCCGATCCGCTCCGATCTGCTGCGCAGTGCGATTGCCGTGCAACAGGGACAGACGGTGCGCGTGGTCTCGCGCGGCTCCGGCTTCGAAGTCAGCACCGAGGGCCAGGTGCTTTCGCGCGCGAGCGCCGGCGATCCGGTGCAGGTGCGCACGCGCGCCGGGCAAGTCGTGAGCGGCACGGTCAAGACCGGCAAGAGCGGTGGCGTCGAGGTCGAAGTTGCACTATAA
- a CDS encoding RNA polymerase sigma factor FliA yields MYTARGKVDTNDTLTQYAPLVRRLALQLMAKLPASVELEDLIQAGMLGLLDAANRYQETQGAQFETYASQRIRGAMLDELRELDWASRGIRKTARQIEQAVQRLEQRLGRGPSESEIAGEMSIGLSEYQQMLQDVHGCQLIYYEDFESADEEPFIDRICSDPGADPLTMLLDEGLRGGVVDAIDRLPDREKLLMSLYYEQGLNLREIGAVLEVSESRVCQLHSQAISRLRATLREKAWTSAS; encoded by the coding sequence ATGTATACCGCGCGCGGGAAGGTCGACACGAACGACACGCTGACCCAATACGCGCCGTTGGTGCGCCGTCTGGCGCTGCAATTGATGGCGAAGCTGCCGGCGAGCGTCGAGCTGGAGGATTTGATTCAGGCCGGCATGCTGGGGCTGCTCGATGCAGCGAACCGGTACCAGGAGACGCAGGGCGCGCAGTTCGAGACGTACGCGAGTCAGCGCATTCGTGGCGCGATGCTCGACGAGTTGCGCGAGCTGGACTGGGCGTCGCGCGGTATCCGCAAGACAGCGCGTCAGATCGAGCAGGCGGTGCAGCGGTTGGAGCAGCGTCTGGGCCGGGGGCCGTCGGAGAGTGAGATTGCGGGCGAGATGTCCATCGGGCTGTCGGAGTATCAGCAGATGCTGCAGGACGTGCATGGCTGCCAGCTGATCTATTACGAGGACTTCGAATCGGCGGATGAAGAGCCGTTCATCGACCGCATCTGTTCCGATCCGGGCGCGGATCCGCTGACGATGCTGCTCGACGAGGGCCTTCGCGGCGGCGTGGTCGATGCCATCGACCGATTGCCCGATCGCGAGAAGCTGCTGATGAGCCTGTATTACGAGCAGGGGCTGAATCTGCGCGAAATCGGTGCGGTGCTGGAAGTCAGCGAGTCACGTGTGTGCCAGTTGCACAGTCAGGCGATTTCGCGCTTGCGGGCGACGCTGCGTGAAAAGGCCTGGACGTCGGCGAGTTGA
- a CDS encoding MinD/ParA family ATP-binding protein, with amino-acid sequence MVKLVLDQAEGLRRLVARHTTRIVAVVGSAPEAGQTSVALNLASALAHHGQDVVLADESGHAAPALGVPLRGDIHDVLAGRVAPESIRVSTRDNVALVPVAHRHPERIDPARALPLLTIGEPDVVVIDCTHAGALLSPLAAHAHDVLVVLGREPASITGAYSWIKRAHFEYALAQFRVVVNRAEDMEARVVCRNLATTASRYLAVSLELAGHVPADRQVMRARQLMRTVVDAFPMAPAAIAYRQLAAQVTHWPLAVRESGPAALGGGELTHGVGALSAHTV; translated from the coding sequence TTGGTTAAACTCGTACTCGATCAAGCGGAGGGACTGCGCCGGCTCGTGGCGCGCCATACCACGCGTATCGTCGCGGTGGTGGGAAGTGCGCCTGAAGCCGGTCAGACGAGTGTTGCCCTGAATCTGGCCAGTGCGCTGGCCCATCATGGTCAGGATGTGGTGCTGGCCGACGAGAGCGGTCATGCCGCGCCGGCGCTGGGCGTGCCGCTCCGAGGCGACATTCACGACGTGCTCGCGGGGCGGGTCGCACCGGAGTCGATTCGGGTATCCACACGCGACAACGTGGCGCTGGTGCCGGTGGCGCACCGCCATCCCGAGCGCATCGATCCGGCGCGCGCGTTGCCGCTGCTGACGATCGGCGAGCCCGACGTGGTGGTCATCGACTGCACGCACGCGGGTGCGCTGCTCAGTCCGCTCGCGGCGCACGCGCACGACGTGCTGGTGGTGCTGGGGCGCGAGCCGGCATCGATCACGGGGGCGTATTCGTGGATCAAGCGGGCGCATTTCGAATATGCGCTGGCGCAATTCCGGGTGGTGGTGAACCGGGCGGAGGATATGGAGGCGCGCGTCGTGTGCCGCAATCTGGCCACGACGGCGAGTCGTTATCTGGCGGTGTCGCTGGAGCTGGCGGGTCACGTACCGGCAGACCGCCAGGTCATGCGGGCGCGTCAGCTCATGCGCACCGTTGTGGATGCGTTTCCGATGGCGCCCGCGGCGATCGCGTATCGTCAGTTGGCGGCACAGGTCACGCATTGGCCGTTGGCGGTGCGTGAGTCGGGCCCGGCGGCGCTGGGCGGCGGCGAGTTGACGCACGGTGTGGGCGCGCTCAGCGCGCACACGGTCTGA
- the flgC gene encoding flagellar basal body rod protein FlgC, which yields MPLMSIFDVAGSAMTAQSQRMNVTASNLANAESVTGPDGQPYRAKQVVFQVNPVAGADVGGVKVAGVVDDPSPLKTVYDPKNPAANAQGYVTMPNVNPVEEMVNMISASRSYQANVEALNTAKTLMLKTLTVGQ from the coding sequence ATGCCACTCATGAGCATCTTCGACGTTGCCGGCTCGGCCATGACGGCCCAGTCCCAGCGCATGAACGTCACGGCTAGCAACCTGGCCAACGCGGAATCGGTGACCGGTCCGGACGGCCAGCCATACCGGGCCAAGCAGGTCGTGTTTCAGGTCAACCCCGTGGCGGGCGCCGACGTGGGCGGCGTGAAGGTGGCGGGCGTGGTCGACGACCCGTCGCCGCTCAAGACTGTGTACGACCCGAAGAACCCGGCCGCCAACGCGCAGGGTTACGTGACGATGCCCAATGTGAATCCGGTGGAAGAGATGGTCAACATGATCTCCGCTTCCCGCTCGTATCAAGCCAACGTCGAGGCGCTCAACACCGCCAAGACGCTGATGCTCAAAACCCTCACGGTCGGCCAGTAA
- the flgD gene encoding flagellar hook assembly protein FlgD, whose translation MASINTSNAANFSQTFLDSINGTASSASSNSSAGSADDLQNSFLKLLVAQMNNQDPLNPMDNSQVTSQLAQISTVSGITQLNTTLSAVTSQINSTQSLQAAALVGKGVLIPGSTIGVGSTTATDGTVTKTATPFGFELPSDADTVTIQIKDATGKVVRTVNAGALDAGVQALTWDAKDDSGTAVADGKYTLSVSASANGKSMTPTLLSYAQVQSVVASTTGSPMLNVGTGSNVKLADVREIL comes from the coding sequence ATGGCAAGTATCAATACGTCGAACGCCGCGAACTTCTCGCAGACGTTCCTCGATTCGATCAACGGCACGGCCAGCAGCGCCAGCTCGAACTCGTCGGCCGGCAGCGCCGACGATCTGCAGAACAGCTTCCTGAAGTTGCTCGTCGCACAGATGAACAACCAGGACCCGCTCAACCCGATGGACAACTCGCAGGTGACCTCGCAGCTCGCGCAGATCAGCACGGTCTCGGGCATCACCCAGCTCAACACCACGCTCTCGGCGGTGACCTCGCAGATCAACTCGACGCAAAGCCTGCAGGCCGCCGCGCTCGTGGGCAAGGGCGTGCTGATTCCGGGCAGCACCATCGGGGTGGGCAGTACCACGGCCACCGACGGCACGGTCACGAAGACCGCCACGCCATTCGGTTTCGAACTGCCGAGCGACGCCGACACCGTCACGATCCAGATCAAGGACGCCACCGGCAAGGTGGTTCGCACGGTCAACGCGGGGGCGCTCGACGCCGGTGTCCAGGCGCTCACCTGGGACGCCAAGGACGATTCGGGCACCGCCGTGGCCGACGGCAAGTACACCTTGTCGGTGAGCGCTTCGGCCAATGGCAAGTCCATGACGCCGACGCTGCTCTCCTACGCCCAGGTCCAAAGCGTGGTGGCCAGCACGACCGGCTCGCCGATGCTCAACGTCGGCACGGGCTCGAACGTCAAGCTCGCCGACGTGCGCGAAATTCTGTAA
- the flgB gene encoding flagellar basal body rod protein FlgB, which translates to MMDKLDAALRFSQQALAMRAYRQEVISSNIANADTPGYKARDVDFNNALSQAVERGAQQQLATESSVSLARTSSRHIAGRAVSTAPPMGGSELLYRVPYQQSVDGNTVELDAERVNFADNAVHYQTGLTVLSSQIKTMLAAITQQG; encoded by the coding sequence ATCATGGACAAACTGGACGCGGCATTGCGATTTTCCCAGCAGGCGCTGGCCATGCGCGCCTATCGCCAGGAGGTGATCTCGTCGAACATCGCCAACGCGGACACGCCCGGATACAAGGCGCGCGATGTCGACTTCAACAACGCCCTGAGCCAGGCTGTCGAGCGCGGCGCGCAGCAGCAACTCGCCACCGAGTCGAGCGTGTCGCTCGCGCGCACATCCTCGCGCCACATCGCCGGGCGTGCAGTGAGCACCGCACCGCCGATGGGCGGCTCCGAGCTGCTGTACCGCGTGCCATACCAGCAGAGCGTCGACGGCAACACCGTCGAACTCGACGCCGAGCGGGTGAACTTCGCCGACAACGCCGTGCATTACCAAACGGGCCTCACGGTCCTGTCCAGCCAGATCAAGACGATGCTGGCAGCCATCACGCAACAAGGGTAA
- a CDS encoding type II toxin-antitoxin system HicB family antitoxin — translation MNINHYTYRLTWSPEDGEHVGLCTEFPSLSWLDATPEGALSGIRKVVAEVVDDMNENGEKVPEPLAEHRYSGEFRVRIPPTLHRALAIEAAELGVSLNRLASLKLAAN, via the coding sequence ATGAACATTAATCACTACACCTATCGCCTCACATGGTCTCCTGAGGACGGCGAGCATGTTGGGCTCTGTACGGAATTTCCGTCGTTATCCTGGCTCGATGCAACGCCGGAAGGTGCGTTGAGCGGTATCCGAAAGGTGGTGGCGGAAGTGGTCGACGATATGAACGAGAACGGCGAGAAAGTGCCGGAACCGTTGGCAGAGCATCGTTACAGCGGAGAATTTCGCGTGCGAATTCCCCCTACGCTGCATCGTGCGCTGGCGATAGAAGCTGCGGAATTGGGCGTCAGTCTGAATCGGCTGGCGAGCCTGAAACTCGCCGCCAACTAG
- the flgM gene encoding flagellar biosynthesis anti-sigma factor FlgM has product MKIEPPANPLKGVGANKATTDRTTSGTASANGPAASVTSAGSDASVSTSALSSEMRALQAGLAKTGSADIDVAKVAAIKQAIADGTLTIDASKIADGVIQTARDLLSTQSKS; this is encoded by the coding sequence ATGAAAATCGAACCACCGGCCAATCCGCTGAAAGGCGTTGGCGCGAACAAGGCGACCACCGATCGGACGACGTCTGGCACTGCGAGTGCCAATGGTCCTGCTGCGTCCGTGACAAGCGCGGGCAGCGATGCGAGCGTGAGCACGAGCGCCTTGTCGTCGGAGATGCGCGCGTTGCAGGCCGGGCTGGCCAAGACGGGATCGGCGGATATCGACGTTGCGAAGGTGGCGGCGATCAAGCAGGCAATTGCCGACGGCACGCTGACCATCGATGCATCCAAGATTGCGGACGGCGTCATCCAGACGGCTCGCGATCTGCTTTCCACCCAATCGAAGTCATGA